From Temnothorax longispinosus isolate EJ_2023e chromosome 3, Tlon_JGU_v1, whole genome shotgun sequence, one genomic window encodes:
- the LOC139810301 gene encoding uncharacterized protein, producing the protein MQFETGILQIHQAKCRNINEHSESDGGTGHYNVDATIQQPVTTENDASTSFHNDRHERVSENQEDQQRYAVIATIQQPVTAENYASTSFHNDRHGRGSENQEDQQSSNHSGQQGSRMSHQIWMPNRM; encoded by the exons ATGCAATTTGAAACAGGTATATTACAAATTCATCAGGCTAAGTGTCGTAATATAAACGAGCACTCCGAATCGGATGGAGGAACTGGTCATTATAACGTAGATGCAACAATACAACAACCTGTAACTACAGAAAATGATGCGTCCACAAGTTTTCACAATGATAGACATGAGCGAGTTTCTGAAAATCAAGAAGATCAGCAGAG ATATGCTGTTATTGCAACAATACAACAACCTGTAACTGCAGAAAATTATGCGTCCACAAGTTTTCATAATGATAGACATGGGCGAGGTTCTGAAAATCAAGAAGATCAGCAGAG TTCTAATCATAGCGGACAACAAGGATCTAGGATGTCTCACCAAATCTGGATGCCAAATAGGATGTAA